One window from the genome of Moraxella nasibovis encodes:
- a CDS encoding metal ABC transporter substrate-binding protein — MKSFKRWLVGAVVSLALFGCGETTKDTKEPSDKLMVLTTFTIIADIAQNVAGDVAEVQSITKAGAEIHDYEPTPKDIAKVKDADLILHNGMNLERWFERFYQGVDVPAVVVTDGITPLPIKAGAYQGLPNPHAWMSPSNALIYVENIKNALIEHDPKNKDIYIKNAENYAQKIKALDEPLRAKLANIPENERWLVTSEGAFSYLAQDYDLKEAYLWDINAEQQGTPKQVKALIDTVRANQIPVVFSESTISDKPIKQVAAETGVHYGGVLYVDSLSDGNGKVPTYLDLLEVTTTTLVQGLQKAKSP; from the coding sequence ATGAAATCATTTAAGCGTTGGCTGGTGGGTGCGGTGGTCAGTTTGGCATTGTTCGGCTGTGGCGAGACCACCAAAGACACCAAAGAGCCGTCTGATAAATTGATGGTTTTGACCACTTTTACCATCATTGCGGATATCGCCCAAAATGTTGCTGGCGATGTGGCAGAAGTGCAGTCCATCACCAAAGCTGGGGCGGAGATTCATGACTATGAGCCGACCCCCAAAGACATCGCCAAGGTCAAAGATGCGGATTTGATTTTGCATAATGGCATGAATTTGGAGCGGTGGTTTGAGCGGTTTTATCAAGGGGTAGATGTGCCTGCTGTGGTGGTAACAGACGGCATTACGCCTTTGCCGATTAAGGCGGGGGCTTATCAGGGTTTGCCAAATCCGCACGCTTGGATGTCGCCGAGCAATGCCTTGATTTATGTGGAAAATATCAAAAACGCTTTGATTGAGCATGATCCAAAAAACAAGGACATTTATATCAAAAATGCCGAAAATTATGCCCAAAAAATCAAAGCCTTAGACGAGCCGCTGCGTGCTAAATTGGCAAATATTCCAGAAAATGAACGCTGGTTGGTGACAAGCGAAGGGGCGTTTAGCTATCTGGCACAGGACTACGACCTAAAAGAAGCCTATCTTTGGGACATTAATGCCGAGCAACAAGGCACGCCTAAGCAGGTAAAGGCACTCATTGACACGGTGCGAGCCAATCAAATCCCTGTGGTTTTTAGCGAAAGTACGATTTCTGATAAGCCCATCAAGCAAGTTGCCGCCGAGACGGGGGTGCATTATGGTGGGGTGCTGTATGTGGATAGCTTGTCTGATGGCAATGGCAAAGTGCCGACCTATTTGGATTTGCTGGAAGTAACGACCACGACTCTGGTTCAGGGTTTACAAAAAGCAAAATCGCCCTAA
- a CDS encoding metal ABC transporter ATP-binding protein, whose protein sequence is MKKTSDYTAGIVVTNLSVRYANGHHALYDVNFRLSGGTTCALVGVNGSGKSTLFKSIMGLVKPQTGQILLCDMPIHQALKQNLVAYVPQSEEVDWQFPVSVLDVVMMGRYGHMNFLRMPKADDKQKVLDAMMRVDIAHLKDRQISELSGGQKKRVFLARALAQESKIILLDEPFTGVDVKTEKAIMALLDDLRAEGHLILISTHNLGTIPEFCDQVVMINRTVLASGATKETFTQENLQKVFGGVLRQIRLSGKDLHDDDDSRSLTILADDEVPAVFYGVQHGTPESTHCHEEEQASRTGQVNMNTPKKFGGVQTYDPKNDTIRRVL, encoded by the coding sequence ATGAAAAAAACATCTGATTACACCGCTGGCATTGTCGTTACCAACCTAAGCGTCCGCTACGCCAATGGTCATCATGCTTTGTATGATGTCAATTTTAGGCTGTCAGGCGGTACGACTTGTGCTTTGGTGGGGGTTAATGGCTCTGGCAAATCCACCTTGTTCAAGTCCATCATGGGGCTGGTCAAGCCACAAACAGGGCAAATTTTGCTGTGCGATATGCCAATTCATCAGGCATTAAAGCAAAATCTGGTCGCCTATGTGCCACAAAGCGAAGAAGTGGATTGGCAATTTCCTGTGTCCGTCCTAGATGTGGTGATGATGGGTCGCTACGGACACATGAATTTTTTGAGAATGCCAAAGGCAGACGACAAGCAAAAAGTACTGGATGCGATGATGCGTGTGGATATTGCTCATCTTAAAGACCGCCAAATCAGCGAGCTGTCTGGCGGACAAAAAAAGCGAGTATTTTTAGCACGAGCTTTGGCACAAGAAAGTAAAATCATCTTGCTAGACGAGCCATTTACTGGCGTGGATGTCAAAACCGAAAAGGCGATTATGGCATTGCTTGATGATTTGCGAGCAGAAGGTCATTTGATTTTAATCTCTACGCACAATCTGGGGACGATTCCAGAATTTTGCGATCAAGTGGTGATGATTAACCGCACCGTGTTGGCAAGTGGTGCGACCAAAGAGACTTTTACCCAAGAAAATCTGCAAAAAGTCTTTGGTGGCGTACTGCGACAAATTCGCCTGTCTGGCAAGGATTTGCACGATGATGATGACAGTCGTTCGCTGACGATTTTGGCGGACGATGAAGTGCCGGCGGTGTTCTATGGGGTGCAACACGGCACGCCAGAAAGTACGCATTGCCACGAAGAAGAGCAGGCGAGTCGTACAGGTCAGGTCAATATGAACACCCCAAAAAAATTCGGCGGTGTGCAGACTTATGACCCAAAAAATGACACCATCAGGAGAGTGCTGTGA
- the thrS gene encoding threonine--tRNA ligase has protein sequence MVAITLPDGSVRQFDGSTTVMQIAQDIGPGLAKATIAGRVNGKLVDACDPITTDASVSIITAKDHEGVEIIRHSCAHLLGHAVKQLYPEVKMVIGPVIEDGFYYDIYSPRPFTPEDMKAIEERMKKLIDQDYDVIKKMTPRDEVIEVFKSRGEEYKLRLIDDMPDETHMGLYYHQEYIDMCRGPHVPNTRFLKAFQLTKMSGAYWRGDAKNEQLQRIYGTAWADKKELKAYIQRIEEAEKRDHRKIGKALGLFHLQEQAPGMVFWHPNGWTIYQVLEQYMRKVQQDNGYLEIKTPQIVDRSLWEKSGHWENYAENMFTTSSENRDYAIKPMNCPCHVQVFNQGLKSYRDLPLRLAEFGSCHRNEPSGALHGIMRVRGFVQDDAHIFCTQSQIRDEAQAFIKLTLDVYKDFGFTDIVMKLSTRPEKRVGADHLWDDAEKALADALDTAGLAWELQEGEGAFYGPKIEFSLKDCLGRMWQCGTLQLDFNLPERLDADFINEAGEKERPVMLHRAILGSFERFIGILIEQYAGLMPPWLAPIQAVVMNITDKQADACDEVVAKIKNAGLRAVSDLRNEKIGFKIRERTLERIPFMLVLGDKEVETGTVNVRTREGANLGSMPVDAFITLLNDAIAEKGNYVAKAAE, from the coding sequence ATGGTCGCAATCACTTTACCTGATGGTAGCGTGCGTCAATTTGACGGCTCTACCACCGTTATGCAAATCGCTCAAGACATCGGTCCGGGTCTTGCCAAAGCCACCATCGCTGGTCGTGTCAATGGCAAATTGGTAGATGCGTGCGACCCAATCACCACCGACGCCAGCGTTTCTATCATCACCGCAAAAGATCACGAGGGCGTAGAAATCATTCGCCACAGCTGTGCCCACTTGCTTGGACACGCTGTCAAACAGCTTTATCCAGAAGTCAAAATGGTCATCGGTCCTGTGATTGAAGATGGCTTTTATTATGACATTTATAGCCCTCGCCCTTTCACGCCTGAAGACATGAAGGCGATTGAAGAGCGTATGAAAAAGCTCATCGACCAAGATTATGATGTCATCAAAAAAATGACCCCACGAGATGAAGTCATTGAAGTATTCAAATCTCGTGGCGAAGAGTACAAACTTCGCTTGATTGATGATATGCCAGACGAGACGCACATGGGCCTGTATTATCATCAAGAATACATCGATATGTGCCGTGGTCCGCATGTGCCGAACACTCGCTTTTTAAAAGCGTTTCAGCTGACGAAAATGAGCGGTGCGTACTGGCGAGGAGACGCCAAAAACGAACAGCTCCAACGCATTTATGGCACGGCGTGGGCGGACAAAAAAGAGCTGAAAGCCTACATTCAACGCATTGAAGAAGCTGAAAAACGCGACCACCGCAAAATCGGTAAGGCGCTAGGCTTATTCCACCTACAAGAACAAGCCCCTGGCATGGTGTTTTGGCACCCGAACGGCTGGACGATTTATCAAGTGCTTGAACAATATATGCGTAAAGTTCAGCAGGATAACGGCTACCTAGAAATCAAAACCCCACAAATCGTGGATAGAAGCCTGTGGGAAAAATCAGGACACTGGGAAAACTATGCCGAAAATATGTTTACCACCAGTTCGGAAAACCGTGATTATGCCATCAAGCCGATGAACTGCCCTTGCCATGTGCAAGTGTTCAACCAAGGTCTAAAATCATACCGTGATTTGCCACTTCGTCTGGCGGAATTTGGCTCATGCCACCGCAACGAACCATCAGGGGCATTGCACGGCATCATGCGTGTGCGTGGCTTCGTACAAGATGACGCACATATTTTCTGTACCCAATCACAAATCCGTGATGAAGCCCAAGCCTTTATTAAGCTGACCTTAGATGTTTATAAAGATTTTGGCTTTACTGACATCGTGATGAAGCTTTCTACTCGCCCAGAAAAACGAGTCGGTGCTGACCATCTTTGGGACGATGCCGAAAAAGCTCTGGCAGACGCACTAGACACCGCAGGACTGGCGTGGGAGCTACAAGAAGGCGAAGGGGCGTTCTATGGCCCGAAAATTGAGTTTAGCCTAAAAGACTGCTTAGGTCGCATGTGGCAATGTGGCACGCTACAGCTTGATTTTAACTTACCAGAACGCCTAGACGCTGATTTCATCAACGAAGCTGGCGAAAAAGAACGCCCTGTTATGCTCCACCGTGCGATTTTGGGTTCGTTTGAACGCTTTATCGGCATTTTGATTGAGCAATATGCAGGCTTGATGCCACCTTGGCTAGCACCAATCCAAGCGGTCGTGATGAACATCACCGACAAACAAGCGGACGCCTGTGATGAAGTCGTTGCCAAGATCAAAAACGCTGGTCTGCGTGCCGTGAGTGATTTGCGAAACGAAAAAATCGGCTTTAAAATCCGTGAACGCACCCTAGAACGCATTCCGTTCATGCTTGTCTTGGGCGACAAAGAAGTAGAAACTGGCACGGTCAATGTGCGTACTCGTGAAGGGGCGAACCTTGGCAGTATGCCTGTTGATGCGTTCATTACACTACTTAATGACGCCATCGCCGAAAAAGGCAACTATGTGGCAAAAGCGGCTGAATAA
- a CDS encoding metal ABC transporter permease produces the protein MSDWLSLLAEPFAYEYMIKAMALSSVVGGVCAFLSAYLMLKGWSLIGDALSHAVVPGVAIAYALGLPYAAGAFFAGLLAAMSILWVKSLTRLKEDAVIGFIFTAFFALGLFIISINPTSVNVQEIIFGNILSISDGDALQVAIIMALALLLLLIFWKDLLLVFFDEIHAKSVGLSPKVYKILFFSLLSACVVSALQTVGAILVIAMVIIPGATAYQLTDKFRPLIVIAGVIGVVTSGLGVYLSYFFDGATGGVIVCLQTILFILAFLFSPKFGVLTQKFRQKYHAKPPQPTL, from the coding sequence GTGAGCGACTGGCTAAGTTTATTGGCAGAGCCGTTCGCCTATGAGTACATGATAAAGGCGATGGCGTTGTCGTCCGTGGTGGGCGGTGTTTGTGCGTTTTTGTCGGCGTATTTGATGTTAAAAGGCTGGTCGCTCATTGGGGATGCTTTGTCGCACGCTGTCGTACCAGGGGTGGCGATTGCTTATGCGTTGGGTTTGCCTTATGCGGCAGGGGCGTTTTTTGCTGGTCTATTGGCAGCGATGTCTATTTTGTGGGTGAAGTCCTTGACCAGACTCAAAGAAGATGCGGTCATCGGCTTTATTTTTACTGCCTTTTTTGCTTTGGGTCTGTTTATCATTTCTATCAATCCAACTTCTGTGAATGTCCAAGAGATTATTTTTGGCAATATCTTGAGTATTTCTGATGGCGATGCTTTGCAAGTGGCCATCATCATGGCGTTGGCATTGCTATTATTATTGATATTTTGGAAAGATTTGCTGTTGGTATTTTTTGATGAAATCCATGCCAAATCGGTGGGACTGTCGCCCAAAGTGTATAAAATCTTGTTTTTTAGTTTATTGTCGGCGTGCGTGGTGTCAGCCTTGCAGACGGTGGGGGCGATTTTGGTCATTGCCATGGTCATTATCCCAGGGGCGACTGCGTATCAGCTGACCGATAAATTTCGTCCGCTCATTGTCATTGCAGGCGTGATTGGTGTGGTTACGAGTGGGCTTGGCGTGTATTTGAGTTATTTTTTTGATGGGGCGACTGGCGGTGTGATTGTTTGTTTGCAGACGATTTTGTTCATTTTGGCTTTTTTATTTTCACCAAAGTTTGGTGTTTTGACCCAAAAATTTCGCCAAAAATACCACGCAAAACCACCACAACCCACACTTTAA